From Vanrija pseudolonga chromosome 1, complete sequence, a single genomic window includes:
- the ssb2 gene encoding Replication factor A protein 2, with product MSNGNPYYGGGGGGGGGFVPGGSPFGSQESPGGGRKSRANQTLRPVTIKQIIDAAQAHPDSDFQIDGVDVQAVQFVGSVHNQSATATNVSYEIGDGTGYIDVRQWLDSADDEAGKTSGIEQDKYVVITGNIKVFGGKRHVSAQHIRPVTNHDEVYHHLLKAVYVSQSFRNPNGASGGAGAGAGAGANHSDYAAAAPAAISANDYAHLPPLQRKVMEVVSAEEHDDGIHVSLVSRRCGTANGEEVMEAIESLMSEGMLFSTIDDLHIKAA from the exons ATGA GCAACGGCAACCCATactacggcggcggtggtggtggcggcggcggcttcgtGCCCGGCGGCTCGCCGTTCGGGAGCCAGGAGTCGCCCGGCGGCGGAAGGAAG AGCCGCGCAAACCAGACCCTCCGCCCCGTCACTATCAAGCAGATCATCGACGCGGCCCAGGCGCACCCTGACTCGGACTTCCAgatcgacggcgtcgacgttcAGGCT GTCCAGTTCGTTGGCTCGGTGCACAACCAGTCGGCGACGGCTACCAACGTCTCGTACGAGATTGGCGACGGTACCGGCTACATTGACGTGAGGCAATGGCTGGAtagcgccgacgacgaggcgggcaagACATCTGGCATCGAGCAGGACAAGTACGTCGTCATCACGGGTAACATCAAGGTGTTTGGTGGCAAGAGGCATGTGTCGGCGCAGCACATTCGCCCCGTCACCAACCACGACGAGGTgtaccaccacctcctcaaGGCTGTGTATGTCAGCCAGAGCTTCCGCAACCCCAATGGT GCctccggcggcgctggtgctggtgcagGAGCTGGAGCCAACCACAGCGACtacgcggccgcggccccTGCCGCCATCTCCGCAAACGACTACGCCCACCTCCCGCCTCTGCAGCGCAAGGTCATGGAGGTCGTGtcggccgaggagcacgacgacggtaTCCACGTCTCGCTCGTGTCGAGGCGGTGCGGCAcggccaacggcgaggaAGTGAT GGAGGCAATTGAGAGCCTCATGTCTGAAGGCATGCTCTTCTCGACGATTGACGACCTT CACATCAAGGCCGCTTAG
- the DDB_G0271400 gene encoding putative sister chromatid cohesion protein DCC1 — translation MLPKDYITVRFPQTQDDESYQLLELPPEILAQVEGGSVVPLTIKGRPADDSVLCTPDKTYTLRSVTISNSLVILRAPEERTLAIRDICHEVLECVPAAGRVERVGVVLRESAWRGLGAEEAANGSRKRKRDAAGKRYTRAQLESIVQASDAELATALREQNVVEVDGHMLLLPPAHLAPLLSILLGIATAHGVLSDEPVGVSMRAEAAVDALAEHDVAEGLSQAVLRLFGAVDDAHWTCDVSAAVRELGRGLLVGLGDTKRPEDEFVAEWKTAAGEAFESAVDIQLLAGDYLLFDPPPSAFAAPGKLVSYFPRSALPADAATRFADLFLTRTAWRPDDMIPFLRGLFPAGDTKARDKIVAKFVRAVKGRDGTWWHPRRSG, via the exons atGCTTCCAAAAGACTACATCACGGTGCGGTTCCCGCAGACGCAAGACGACGAGAGCtaccagctgctcgagctgccgccCGAGATCCTCGCGCAGGTGGAGGGGGGGTCGGTGGTGCC CCTGACAATCAAAGGCCGGCCAGCCGACGACAGCGTCCTCTGCACGCCGGACAAGACGTACACGCTGCGCAGCGTGACCATCTCCAACtcgctcgtcatcctccGTGCTCCCGAAGAACGTACCCTGGCGATCCGCGACATCTGccacgaggtgctcgagtgCGTCCCGGCCGCggggcgcgtcgagcgcgtcggcgtcgtgctgcgCGAGAGCGCGTGGCGGGGCttgggcgccgaggaagcaGCCAACGGAAGTCGGAAacgcaagcgcgacgccgcgggcaAGCGgtacacgcgcgcgcagctggaAAGCATCGTCCAGGCCAGCGACGCGGAGCTCGCTACCGCGCTGAGGGAACAaaacgtcgtcgaggtcgacggaCACATGTTGCTCTTGCCCcccgcgcacctcgcgcccTTGCTGAGCATCCTGCTGGGCATCGCGACCGCACATGGCGTGCTCTCCGACGAGCCGGTGGGCGTGAGcatgcgcgccgaggcggcggtcgacgcgctcgcggagcacgacgtcgctgAGGGCTTGTCGCAGGCCGTGCTGCGCCTGTTTggcgctgtcgacgacgcgcactGGACGTGTGAtgtgagcgcggcggtgcgcgagctTGGTCGTGGGTTGctggtcggcctcggg GACACGAAGCGGCCAGAAGACGAGTTCGTAGCCGAGTGGAAGACGGCCGCGGGGGAAGCGTTCGAGTCGGCCGTCGACATACAGCTGCTAGCGGGCGACTATTTGTTGTTCGACcccccgccgagcgcgttcgCAGCCCCCGGCAAGCTGGTCTCGTACTTCccccgctcggcgctgcccgccgacgcggccacGCGCTTCGCCGACCTGTTCCTCACGCGCACCGCGTGGCGGCCAGACGACATGATCCCGTTCTTGCGCGGCCTGTTCCCCGCAGGGGATACCAAGGCGCGCGATAAGATTGTGGCCAAGTTTGTCAGGGCTGTCAAGGGGCGCGATGGGACGTGGTGGCACCCTCGGCGGAGCGGCTAG
- the nuo-12 gene encoding Acyl carrier protein, mitochondrial, whose product MFRLALRAAASPARAAVLARPAVAARPAFRAYSAAALTKDDITSRVLDVLKSFEKVDAAKLTPTSTFTSDLGLDSLDAVEVVMAIEEEFAIEIPDAEADAINTVDQAIEYVVKVCTDLLSTRGPELLLTPAPCPDPRG is encoded by the exons ATGttccgcctcgccctccgtgccgccgcctcgcctgcccgcgccgccgtgctcgcgcgccccgccgtcgccgcccgtccCGCGTTCCGCGCCTactcggccgcggcgctcacCAAGGACGACATTACTTCGCgtgtgctcgacgtgctcaagtCGTTTGAGAAGGTCGACGCTGCCAAG ctCACCCCCACTTCCACGTTCACGTCCGACCTCGGTCTCGACTCGctggacgccgtcgaggtcgtcatGGCCATCGAGGAGGAGTTTGCCATTGAGatccccgacgccgaggccgacgccatcAACACGGTCGACCAGG CGATCGAGTACGTTGTCAAGGTGTGTACTGATTTGTTGTCGACTCGCGGTCCCGAGCTCCTACTGACCCCGGCGCCTTGTCCAGACCCCCGAGGGTGA
- the rplQ gene encoding 50S ribosomal protein L17, whose protein sequence is MKHGIKLRKLQRTPSHRAALLRNLVSALLHHEVIKTTVPKAKEAARLAEKIISHGKRGTDPARRAAQAFLFPGHHYTPVSPYEQPVAPTRAPGYDLETSDPETFQASTSLLPKVFGTLAERYAERPGGYTRITKFGRRPGDYAPVALVSLVDGPRDIKFELTARAAARESAVLANYKGRDALPDGFDTSKLRERTAQSVNKVLKYRGDKGKQEFAALAKEFSDKLVVESAAVGHRRSTKETEFHFNKPSLTAPLQGRRVLAGERFPGISVRNTGLGLARGALARHSGKRNTEALFVSERRGDKAPVAEVD, encoded by the exons ATGAAGCACGGCATCAAGCTGCGCAAGCTCCagaggacgccgagccaccgcgccgcgctcctgaG AAACCTCGTCTcggccctcctccaccacgaGGTCATCAAGACCACCgtgcccaaggccaaggaggcggcACGCCTGGCCGAGAAG ATCATCTCGCATGGCAAGCGCGGCACTGACcccgcgaggcgcgcagccCAGGCTTTCCTCTTC CCCGGACACCACTACACGCCCGTCTCGCCGTACGAGcagcccgtcgcgccgacccgcgcgccaGGCTACGACCTCGAGACGTCGGACCCCGAGACGTTCCAGGCGTCCACGTCCCTGCTGCCCAAGGTCTTCGGCACCCTGGCGGAGCGGTACGCTGAGCGGCCGGGAGGCTACACGCGCATCACGAAGTTTGGCCGCCGGCCGGGAGACTACGCGCCTGTCGCGCTCGTgagcctcgtcgacggcccgcGCGACATCAAGTTTGAGCtcactgcgcgcgcggccgcgcgcgagagcgccgtcctcgccaacTACAagggccgcgacgcgctgccTGATGGCTTTGACACCTCGAAGTTGAGGGAGCGCACGGCGCAGTCGGTCAACAAGGTGCTCAAGTACCGCGGTGACAAGGGGAAGCAGGAGTttgcggcgctcgccaaggagtTCTCG GACAAGCTCGTGGTTGAGTCCGCCGCCGTTGGACACCGTCGCTCCACCAAGGAGACCGAGTTCCACTTCAACAAGCCTTC CCTCACAGCACCACTGCAGggccgccgcgtgctcgctgGAGAGCGCTTCCCCGGCATATCGGTCCGCAACACTGgtctcggccttgcccgCGGCGCCCTCGCACGGCACTCGGGCAAGCGCAACACGGAGGCCTTGTTTGTTTCTGAGCGTAGGGGCGACAAGGCGCCCGTGGCAGAGGTTGACTAG